A window from Balaenoptera musculus isolate JJ_BM4_2016_0621 chromosome 8, mBalMus1.pri.v3, whole genome shotgun sequence encodes these proteins:
- the MPEG1 gene encoding macrophage-expressed gene 1 protein produces the protein MNSLRGAILIWAVAAWAKMNKSLGDTDEDGFQKCKNALKLPVLAVLPGGGWDNLRNVDMGRVMSLTYTHCRTTEDGQYIVPDEVFTIPQKESNLEMNSKILESWENYQSSTSYSINMELSLFSKVNGKFSPEFQRMKTLQVKDQAVTTQVQVRNLVYTVKINPDAVLSWGFKKDLMDIVERLENNQTRMATYLAELLVLNYGTHVITSVDAGAALIQEDHIRSSLLQDSQSSRSAVTASAGITFLNIVNFKFEENYTSQNAFTKSYLSNRTNSRVQSIGGLPFYPGITLQTWQQGITNHLVATDRAGLPLYFFINPDRLPDLPGPLVKKLSKTVETAVRCYYAFNTYPGCTDIKSPNFNFQANMDDGSCEGKMTNFSFGGVYQECTQFSGNEVVQLCQNLEQKNPLTGDFSCPSGYTPVQLLSQTHEEGYNHLECSRKCTLLIFCKRVCEDVFRVAKAEFRAFWCVASGQVPENSGLLFGGLFSGKSINPLTNAQSCPAGYFPLRLFENLKVCASQDYELGYRFSVPFGGFFSCAVGNPLVDSAMYKDLGAPSLKKCPGGFSQHLALISDGCQVSYCVKAGLFTGGSLPPVRLPPYTQPPLMSQAATNTVLVTNLETASSWVKDSQSHQWRLGEPLELRRAMKVIHGDGSGLSGGAAAGVTLGVTTVLAAVIALAIYGTRKYKKRGYQTVQDERQSLVTGTAVNGDALDQEQVQSPA, from the coding sequence ATGAACAGCTTGAGAGGTGCCATCCTTATCTGGGCAGTGGCAGCATGGGCTAAAATGAACAAATCTCTGGGAGACACAGATGAGGATGGATTTCAAAAATGCAAGAATGCCTTAAAACTACCTGTTCTGGCAGTCTTACCTGGAGGCGGCTGGGATAATCTGCGGAATGTGGACATGGGACGGGTGATGAGCTTGACTTACACCCACTGTAGGACCACAGAAGATGGACAGTACATCGTGCCTGATGAGGTCTTTACCATTCCCCAGAAAGAGAGCAACCTGGAGATGAACTCAAAAATCCTGGAGTCCTGGGAGAATTACCAGAGTAGCACCTCCTACTCCATCAACATGGAGCTCTCCCTTTTTTCCAAAGTCAACGGCAAGTTCTCCCCTGAGTTCCAGAGGATGAAGACCCTTCAGGTGAAGGACCAAGCTGTAACTACCCAGGTTCAGGTAAGAAACCTGGTCTACACAGTCAAAATCAACCCAGATGCAGTGCTAAGCTGGGGGTTTAAGAAGGATCTCATGGACATCGTTGAGCGTCTGGAGAACAACCAGACACGGATGGCCACCTACTTGGCGGAACTCCTGGTCCTCAACTACGGTACCCATGTCATCACCAGTGTGGATGCAGGGGCTGCTCTCATTCAGGAGGACCACATCAGATCTTCCTTGCTCCAGGACAGCCAGAGCAGCCGCAGTGCAGTGACAGCGTCCGCTGGAATCACCTTCCTAAACATCGTGAACTTCAAATTTGAGGAGAACTACACCTCACAGAACGCCTTCACCAAGAGCTACCTCTCCAACCGAACCAACTCCAGGGTGCAAAGCATTGGAGGGCTTCCTTTTTACCCAGGCATCACCCTCCAGACCTGGCAGCAGGGTATCACCAACCACCTGGTGGCCACGGACCGAGCTGGCCTGCCTCTGTATTTCTTCATCAACCCTGACAGGCTGCCTGACTTGCCAGGACCCTTGGTGAAAAAGCTGTCTAAGACAGTGGAAACTGCCGTGAGATGCTATTACGCATTCAACACCTACCCCGGCTGCACAGATATCAAGTCGCCCAACTTCAATTTCCAGGCCAACATGGATGATGGCTCTTGCGAGGGAAAAATGACCAATTTCTCCTTTGGCGGAGTTTACCAGGAATGCACCCAGTTCTCAGGGAATGAGGTTGTCCAACTCTGCCAAAACTTGGAGCAGAAGAATCCACTCACTGGCGATTTCTCCTGCCCCTCTGGCTACACCCCAGTCCAGCTGCTATCCCAGACCCATGAGGAGGGTTACAACCACCTGGAGTGTTCACGGAAGTGTACCCTCCTCATCTTCTGCAAGAGGGTGTGTGAAGATGTCTTCCGGGTGGCCAAGGCAGAATTTAGGGCTTTCTGGTGCGTGGCCAGTGGCCAAGTACCTGAAAACTCGGGACTACTTTTTGGTGGCCTCTTCAGCGGTAAGAGCATCAACCCTTTGACAAATGCACAGTCATGCCCAGCTGGCTATTTTCCATTGAGACTTTTTGAAAACCTCAAGGTATGTGCCTCTCAGGACTATGAGTTGGGATATAGGTTTTCCGTCCCATTTGGTGGGTTCTTTAGCTGTGCAGTCGGGAACCCCTTGGTGGATTCTGCCATGTACAAAGATTTAGGGGCACCTTCTCTAAAAAAGTGTCCAGGGGGTTTCAGCCAACACCTAGCCCTCATCAGTGACGGGTGCCAAGTGTCTTACTGCGTCAAAGCCGGGCTTTTTACAGGAGGGTCTCTGCCTCCCGTCAGGCTCCCACCTTACACCCAACCACCCCTCATGAGTCAGGCTGCCACCAACACTGTCCTAGTGACTAATCTTGAGACTGCAAGCTCCTGGGTTAAAGATTCCCAGAGCCACCAGTGGAGGCTGGGAGAGCCTCTCGAGCTTCGCAGGGCCATGAAGGTCATCCATGGGGACGGTAGTGGTCTGTCTGGGGGGGCCGCAGCCGGGGTCACACTGGGGGTCACCACCGTCCTGGCAGCTGTCATTGCCCTGGCCATCTACGGCACCCGGAAGTACAAGAAGAGGGGATACCAGACAGTCCAAGACGAGAGGCAGAGTTTGGTTACAGGCACGGCCGTGAATGGAGACGCCCTTGACCAAGAACAGGTGCAGAGCCCAGCCTAA